GGCGACCAGGTTGACGATGGCCATCACCTGACCGGCTTCCAGGTTGCGGCCTGGGAACATTTCGACCAGTACCGAAGCGCTCGGGCGGCGCTCGTCACGCACGAACACCGAGCTTTTCGGAATGGCCAGGTGCACGCGAGCAGCCTTGATGTTGTTCAGGCTGGAGATGGTCCGCGCCAATTCGCCTTCCAGGCCGCGACGGTAACGGGTCGCCTCCATGAACTGGCTGGTGCCCAGGCCCTGGTCCTTGTCGAGGATCTCGAAACCGATGTTGCCATCGCTTGGCGCCACGCCGGCGGCGGCCAGTTTCATGCGGGCACGGGAGAGGTCATCGGCCTTGACCAGCAGCGCGCCGGAATTGGGTTCGACGGTGTAGGGAATATCAGCGGCGGCCAGGGTTTCCATGACCTGCTTGGTGTCCATGCCGGCCAGGCTGCCATACAGCGGACGGTAGTCCGGCTGCTGCGACCAGAGCACCACGGCAAAGCCGATGGCCACGCTGGCAGCCAGCCCGACCAGCAGGCCGACCTGACGCAGCATGGGCATCTGCGAGATGTTTTCCAGGAACGCCATGCCGAACAGCGGCGGCTTGGCCACGGGCGGGCCACTCTTGGCGGGGGCGTTATCGACGACTGCTTCGGCCATGACTCAATTCGTCCTCAAACCGGCATCTGCATGATGTCCTGGTACGCCTGGACCAGCTTGTTGCGCACTTGGGTCAGGGCCTGGAACGACACGCTGGCCTTCTGCGAGGCGATCATCACGTCGGTGAGGTCGACACCGCTCTTGCCGATCTCGAAGGCGTTGGCCAACTGGCTCGATGCCTGCTGGGTATCGCTGACCTTGTTGATGGCCTGGCCGAGCATGTCGGCAAAGCTGCTCTGGCCCGGGGCGAGCTCAGGCGCAGCGGCGACCTTGGGCAGCGACATGGCATCGGCCTGCATCGCGCGCATGTCCAACATCAGACGATTGAATTCAACACCTTGGCTCATGAACTTCTCTCTCCGGCGGCCGCATTTTTTTGACACTGATGCAGCGGGTAAAACGGTTAAAGCAACAAAGGTGCCAGCCTTCGCAAAGTCGCTCCGCAAAGGCACTCACCCGTACAGGCTGGCCTCGACATCCATCCCCGCATCGCGCATCTGCGCCAGCTTGTAGCGCAGCGTACGCGGGCTGATGCCCAACCGTTCGGCAGCCTCCTTGCGACGCCCACGTTCGGCGCGCAAGGTATCGATGATCATCTGGAACTCATGACGACGCATATCGTCGCCCAGGCCACTGGACTCAGACGCCGATTCGAGCGATGATGGCTCCGTGATATCACTGCTTGCTGGTGACAAGGGAATGGCGCCCGCCAGACAGAAATCCGCCGCCTCGATCACCCCACCCTGCTGCAGGATCAGCGCTCGCTGCAGCGCGTTGTCCAGCTCGCGCACGTTGCCAGGCCATGCGTGCGCCTGCAGGCATGCCCGCGCTTCGGCCGACAGGCGAACCGGCGCATGCTTCATCTTGCCGACATGCTTGGCCAGCAGGCGCTCGGCCAGCGGCAGGATATCGGCGCTGCGCTCGCGCAGTGGGCGCCAGGCCAGCGGGAAGACCGAAAGACGGTAGTACAGGTCTTCACGGAAGCGCCCGGCAGCGACTTCGCCAGCCAGGTCACGGTTG
The Pseudomonas putida genome window above contains:
- the fliE gene encoding flagellar hook-basal body complex protein FliE, encoding MSQGVEFNRLMLDMRAMQADAMSLPKVAAAPELAPGQSSFADMLGQAINKVSDTQQASSQLANAFEIGKSGVDLTDVMIASQKASVSFQALTQVRNKLVQAYQDIMQMPV